One Rissa tridactyla isolate bRisTri1 chromosome 1, bRisTri1.patW.cur.20221130, whole genome shotgun sequence DNA segment encodes these proteins:
- the LOC128902159 gene encoding adipocyte plasma membrane-associated protein-like isoform X1, which produces MAAAEAASSLRRVGGSRRDAMFPAWGFPAAVLATFASIYFLPSPIDPEPFIFEKPPPALVGSLQVNKKLQNGQRIFTGQLKGPESFTVDDEGNIYTGTVDGKLWMISGDQLHFLTQMGQDMPECGTPDYEPICGRPHGVRMDQDGVDGLPFKFLNGLEISKKNLIYFTDSSSKWERRHHKYEVIETNHLGRLLAYDPVTRTGRTVLSGLYMANGIALSPDEDYILIAETSICRIIRYWLSGANAGKKEVFMDNLPGYPDNIRLSSTGLYRVGISTPRFPSFFSPFLDALGPYPFLKRFIAKVTPLSFYSIFLHKHGLFLEINNKGDIVASFHDPDGSVTWAVSDVFEHDGKMYVGNTELPFLVVLR; this is translated from the exons ATGGCCGCCGCCGAGGCTGCCTCCTCCCTGAGGAGGGTGGGCGGCTCCCGCCGCGACGCCAT gtTCCCAGCATGGGGTTTTCCAGCTGCAGTCCTCGCGACTTTTGCTAGCATTTACTTTTTACCATCTCCCATTGATCCAGAACCATTCAT TTTTGAAAAGCCACCTCCTGCCTTAGTTGGATCGTTGCAAGTGAATAAAAAGCTTCAGAATGGACAAAGAATCTTCACAGGACAACTAAAAGGTCCTGAGTCTTTTACTGTTGATGATGAAG gtaATATCTACACTGGTACTGTGGATGGGAAACTGTGGATGATCAGTGGTGACCAGCTGCATTTCCTTACTCAAATGGGGCAGGATATGCCTGAATGTG GAACTCCAGACTATGAACCAATATGTGGCCGACCCCATGGAGTCCGAATGGATCAGGATG GTGTGGATGGACTGCCTTTCAAATTCCTAAATGGATtagaaatatcaaagaaaaatttgatttattttacgGATTCAAGTAGCAAGTGGGAAAGACGACATCACAAATATGAG GTAATTGAAACAAATCATCTTGGTCGCCTCTTGGCCTATGACCCTGTGACAAGAACAGGAAGAACGGTGCTCAGTGGCTTGTACATGGCAAATGGGATTGCACTGTCTCCTGATGAAGATTACATATTAATAGCAGAAACCAGCATATGCAGAATCATTCG CTATTGGTTGAGTGGAgctaatgcaggaaaaaaagaagtttttatgGACAACCTGCCTGGGTATCCAGACAACATCAGATTATCAAGTACAGGCTTATACAGAGTTGGAATATCTACTCCTCGCTTTCCtagtttcttttctccttttctggatGCTTTAGGACCGTATCCATTCCTGAAGAGATTTATTGCAAAG gTGACTCCTTTATCATtctacagcatttttcttcacaAACATGGCTTGTTCTTAGAAATTAACAACAAAGGAGACATTGTGGCAAGCTTCCATGACCCTGACGGTAGCGTCACTTGGGCTGTCAGTGATGTGTTTGAGCATGATGGGAAGATGTATGTAGGTAATACAGAGCTGCCTTTTCTTGTGGTGCTACGGTAA
- the LOC128902159 gene encoding adipocyte plasma membrane-associated protein-like isoform X2 — MAAAEAASSLRRVGGSRRDAMFPAWGFPAAVLATFASIYFLPSPIDPEPFIFEKPPPALVGSLQVNKKLQNGQRIFTGQLKGPESFTVDDEGNIYTGTVDGKLWMISGDQLHFLTQMGQDMPECGTPDYEPICGRPHGVRMDQDGNLIVVDSYLGLYKVNPRTGEKTLLLSSEKGVDGLPFKFLNGLEISKKNLIYFTDSSSKWERRHHKYEVIETNHLGRLLAYDPVTRTGRTVLSGLYMANGIALSPDEDYILIAETSICRIIRYWLSGANAGKKEVFMDNLPGYPDNIRLSSTGLYRVGISTPRFPSFFSPFLDALGPYPFLKRFIAKVTPLSFYSIFLHKHGLFLEINNKGDIVASFHDPDGSVTWAVSDVFEHDGKMYVVSEKDVKMLITSYLETVKTSFETTRWERVGIISCKVTCY, encoded by the exons ATGGCCGCCGCCGAGGCTGCCTCCTCCCTGAGGAGGGTGGGCGGCTCCCGCCGCGACGCCAT gtTCCCAGCATGGGGTTTTCCAGCTGCAGTCCTCGCGACTTTTGCTAGCATTTACTTTTTACCATCTCCCATTGATCCAGAACCATTCAT TTTTGAAAAGCCACCTCCTGCCTTAGTTGGATCGTTGCAAGTGAATAAAAAGCTTCAGAATGGACAAAGAATCTTCACAGGACAACTAAAAGGTCCTGAGTCTTTTACTGTTGATGATGAAG gtaATATCTACACTGGTACTGTGGATGGGAAACTGTGGATGATCAGTGGTGACCAGCTGCATTTCCTTACTCAAATGGGGCAGGATATGCCTGAATGTG GAACTCCAGACTATGAACCAATATGTGGCCGACCCCATGGAGTCCGAATGGATCAGGATGGTAACTTGATTGTGGTGGATTCTTATTTAGGCCTGTACAAAGTCAATCCAAGGACAGGAGAGAAAACCCTCCTGCTATCGAGTGAAAAAG GTGTGGATGGACTGCCTTTCAAATTCCTAAATGGATtagaaatatcaaagaaaaatttgatttattttacgGATTCAAGTAGCAAGTGGGAAAGACGACATCACAAATATGAG GTAATTGAAACAAATCATCTTGGTCGCCTCTTGGCCTATGACCCTGTGACAAGAACAGGAAGAACGGTGCTCAGTGGCTTGTACATGGCAAATGGGATTGCACTGTCTCCTGATGAAGATTACATATTAATAGCAGAAACCAGCATATGCAGAATCATTCG CTATTGGTTGAGTGGAgctaatgcaggaaaaaaagaagtttttatgGACAACCTGCCTGGGTATCCAGACAACATCAGATTATCAAGTACAGGCTTATACAGAGTTGGAATATCTACTCCTCGCTTTCCtagtttcttttctccttttctggatGCTTTAGGACCGTATCCATTCCTGAAGAGATTTATTGCAAAG gTGACTCCTTTATCATtctacagcatttttcttcacaAACATGGCTTGTTCTTAGAAATTAACAACAAAGGAGACATTGTGGCAAGCTTCCATGACCCTGACGGTAGCGTCACTTGGGCTGTCAGTGATGTGTTTGAGCATGATGGGAAGATGTATGTAG